Proteins from one Bacteroidia bacterium genomic window:
- a CDS encoding T9SS type A sorting domain-containing protein, with protein sequence MKITKYLQILFLLLFIIYSKNVQSQNLAPNPSFEQYSICPDNNSQISYCTFWDSYRESPDYFNTCSSNSDYSPPNCYYGFQYPHTGNAYIGICPFHAQFQNALEFAGAPLLSNLVIGQKYFISFYISLGGNLNWGVTVGSNKMGVKFSTVPYSYSNPAPINNTAHYYSNDIVIDTVKWTKISGSFIADSSYSYIIIGNFFNNNNTDTINLAPSNNNYAFYYIDDICVSSDSIYCENWTNIYKKTSEKSITIYPNPAFEKIQINLNDYLAKEIIIKIFNSTGQQLYIDKFENQNLMELDVSTFSKGVYMLEILYDNKLENRKLIIK encoded by the coding sequence ATGAAAATCACAAAATATCTTCAAATATTATTTCTTTTGCTCTTTATTATATATAGTAAAAATGTACAATCTCAAAACTTAGCTCCTAACCCGAGTTTTGAACAATATTCTATTTGCCCTGACAATAATAGTCAAATCTCATATTGTACATTTTGGGATTCTTATAGGGAATCTCCTGATTATTTTAATACTTGCTCTTCTAATTCTGATTATTCTCCCCCAAATTGTTATTATGGATTTCAATATCCACATACTGGAAATGCGTATATTGGAATTTGTCCATTTCATGCTCAATTTCAAAATGCATTAGAATTTGCAGGTGCACCACTATTATCTAATCTGGTTATTGGGCAAAAATATTTTATTTCTTTTTACATTAGTTTAGGTGGCAATTTAAATTGGGGAGTAACTGTTGGATCAAATAAAATGGGCGTTAAATTTTCAACAGTTCCTTATTCCTATTCTAACCCAGCTCCAATAAATAATACCGCCCATTATTACAGCAATGATATTGTTATTGATACAGTTAAATGGACAAAGATAAGCGGGTCATTTATTGCAGATTCTTCTTATTCCTATATTATTATCGGAAACTTTTTTAATAACAATAATACTGATACTATTAATTTAGCACCTTCAAATAATAATTATGCATTTTACTATATTGATGATATTTGTGTAAGTTCTGATTCGATTTATTGCGAAAATTGGACAAATATATATAAGAAAACATCAGAAAAATCAATAACAATTTACCCAAACCCTGCTTTTGAGAAAATTCAAATAAATCTTAATGACTACTTAGCAAAAGAAATAATAATTAAAATTTTCAATTCAACTGGACAGCAATTGTACATTGACAAATTTGAAAATCAAAATTTAATGGAATTAGATGTTTCGACATTTTCAAAAGGAGTATACATGTTGGAAATTTTATATGACAATAAACTTGAAAATAGAAAGCTAATAATAAAATGA